The Paenibacillus tianjinensis genome has a window encoding:
- a CDS encoding ABC transporter ATP-binding protein, whose amino-acid sequence MELEKLDSKQGAAAAGKKSRNAEQTLGERFVYKDDDQIDKAFDWKQFTRLFGYMKPYAKQMLPLVAVLMVLGTVTKLTVPFLTSMAIDKAIAPKDGNPSLSLLYTLTASVIVLYLIQWIAGVYRIKYTNVIGQRVIYDLRSDLFRHIQKLSFNFFDKRPAGSVLVRVTNDINSLQDLFTNGVVNLMIDCVQLVGIMVILLLINWKLGLAVMITVPVMFFVSTKLRQKIRIAWQDVRMKNSRINSHLNESIQGIRVTQAYTQERENMQYFDAMNMDSRKSWNKASAMNQAFGPIIEVTGGFGTMILFWFGAYLIQSGELTVGFLVAFSTYVSNFWDPINRLGQMYNQLLVAMASSERIFEYLDEQPAVQDKPDAKPLPKIQGDINFNKVVFEYEKGRAALKGISLDVKAGQSIALVGHTGSGKSTIINLIGRFYDIKSGSLTIDGRDVREVTLQSLREQIGIVLQDTFIFSGTIRDNIRFGRLDATDAEVEEVAKAVDAHDFIMKLPGGYETEVEERGSALSMGQRQLLSFARALLADPRLLILDEATASIDTETEIKIQEALKILLQGRTSFIVAHRLSTIRHADKIVVLDHGEIKEEGNHAELTARNGIYNGLIEAQFRFL is encoded by the coding sequence ATGGAGCTTGAAAAGCTTGACAGCAAACAGGGCGCAGCTGCCGCCGGAAAGAAAAGCAGGAACGCAGAGCAGACGCTTGGTGAACGTTTTGTGTATAAAGATGATGATCAGATCGATAAGGCATTTGACTGGAAGCAGTTCACCCGGCTGTTCGGGTACATGAAGCCTTATGCGAAGCAGATGCTTCCGCTTGTCGCTGTGCTGATGGTCCTGGGTACAGTGACGAAGCTGACGGTCCCTTTTCTAACAAGTATGGCCATAGATAAGGCAATCGCTCCGAAGGACGGGAATCCAAGCCTTTCCCTGTTATATACACTGACAGCCAGCGTAATTGTACTGTACCTGATCCAGTGGATCGCCGGCGTCTACCGGATTAAGTATACGAATGTGATTGGACAACGGGTGATTTACGATCTGCGCTCCGATCTATTTCGGCACATCCAGAAGCTCTCGTTTAACTTTTTTGATAAACGCCCGGCTGGTTCTGTACTGGTGCGGGTGACGAATGACATCAACTCCCTTCAGGATCTGTTTACGAACGGGGTTGTCAATCTGATGATTGACTGCGTCCAGCTTGTCGGCATTATGGTAATTCTGCTGCTGATTAACTGGAAGCTGGGGCTGGCAGTAATGATTACAGTGCCGGTGATGTTCTTTGTCTCCACCAAGCTTCGGCAGAAAATCCGGATTGCCTGGCAGGATGTACGGATGAAGAACTCGCGGATCAATTCGCATCTGAACGAATCGATTCAAGGGATCAGAGTTACCCAGGCATATACGCAGGAACGGGAGAACATGCAGTATTTCGACGCCATGAATATGGACAGCCGCAAATCCTGGAACAAGGCCTCAGCGATGAACCAGGCGTTTGGCCCGATTATTGAGGTCACAGGCGGGTTCGGTACGATGATCCTGTTCTGGTTTGGCGCCTATCTCATTCAGTCCGGAGAACTTACTGTCGGGTTCCTGGTTGCATTTAGTACGTATGTGAGCAATTTCTGGGACCCGATCAACCGGCTGGGTCAGATGTATAACCAGCTGCTTGTAGCAATGGCCTCCTCAGAGCGGATATTTGAATACCTCGATGAACAGCCAGCGGTTCAGGACAAGCCGGATGCGAAGCCGCTGCCGAAGATTCAGGGCGATATTAACTTTAACAAAGTTGTGTTTGAATATGAAAAAGGCCGGGCCGCACTGAAGGGTATCTCCCTTGATGTTAAAGCCGGCCAGTCAATTGCCTTAGTAGGACATACCGGCTCCGGTAAAAGTACCATCATTAACCTCATCGGACGCTTCTATGATATTAAGAGCGGCAGTCTTACGATTGATGGCAGAGATGTCCGTGAGGTCACGCTGCAAAGTCTTCGTGAGCAGATTGGTATTGTGCTCCAGGATACATTTATTTTCTCGGGAACGATCCGTGACAATATCCGCTTTGGCCGGCTGGACGCAACAGATGCGGAAGTCGAAGAGGTCGCCAAGGCAGTCGATGCGCATGACTTTATTATGAAGCTGCCCGGCGGCTACGAGACCGAGGTGGAGGAACGGGGAAGTGCCCTGTCCATGGGACAGCGCCAGCTGCTCTCCTTTGCCCGGGCGCTGCTGGCCGATCCACGGCTTCTGATCCTGGATGAAGCAACGGCAAGTATTGATACGGAGACAGAGATCAAGATTCAGGAGGCGCTCAAAATTCTCTTGCAGGGTCGTACCTCCTTCATCGTAGCCCACCGGTTATCGACCATTCGCCATGCGGACAAAATTGTCGTGCTGGATCACGGGGAGATCAAAGAAGAGGGTAATCACGCCGAGCTTACCGCACGCAATGGAATTTACAACGGTCTGATAGAAGCGCAGTTCCGCTTCTTGTAA
- a CDS encoding DUF7667 family protein: protein MLPVHQRLAELYTISRRRPLSAAELTEQQHCLHANAVYCWEMGRLNNEALLAAQTEDTAWQQVISAQLYEVRMNGKAGKGHR from the coding sequence ATGCTACCGGTTCATCAGCGCTTGGCAGAGCTATATACGATAAGCCGAAGACGTCCGCTGTCAGCAGCCGAACTCACAGAGCAGCAGCATTGCCTGCATGCTAATGCGGTTTACTGCTGGGAGATGGGGCGGCTGAACAACGAAGCACTGCTGGCTGCCCAGACGGAGGATACCGCGTGGCAGCAGGTGATCAGTGCTCAGCTGTATGAAGTGAGAATGAACGGCAAAGCCGGTAAAGGGCACAGATAG
- a CDS encoding HD-GYP domain-containing protein — protein sequence MRVHVMDLKAGDFLRMDTFSSTGLHVLPKGSRLQSEEIAKLIQHGVDYVDIEDVREAEAAPTSRSSIIQAVAANFDNSIEGFESVYMEALTKGSFNQTVVDDILQPTLVTLDKHKDVVSLLLLLDRDDNYTYNHSLQVGMLSYYISSWLGYSKRECYEIGRAGYLIDIGKCRINPTILNKPGKLTPEEYEEVKLHTIYGQEIINNSMNDPFTALVALQHHEREDGSGYPHNLTKSDIHPYAQIAAVADIYSAMTSHRVYQSKQELISVMREINSLSFGKLNGRPVQAFIQHLMPNFIGKKVLLSTGDMGVIIMNNPLDVFRPLVQSEGKFLDLSRERQIAVVEIYME from the coding sequence TTGAGAGTACACGTCATGGATCTAAAAGCAGGTGATTTCCTGAGGATGGATACCTTTAGTTCTACAGGGCTGCATGTATTGCCAAAAGGGTCACGTCTTCAATCAGAGGAAATTGCCAAGCTAATACAGCATGGAGTAGATTATGTCGACATCGAAGATGTACGGGAAGCAGAAGCTGCACCAACAAGCAGGTCCTCTATCATCCAGGCTGTCGCCGCCAATTTTGACAACAGTATCGAAGGTTTCGAATCCGTATATATGGAAGCGTTGACTAAAGGAAGCTTTAACCAGACTGTAGTAGATGATATTCTTCAGCCTACCCTGGTCACGCTGGACAAGCATAAAGATGTAGTATCGCTGCTGCTTCTGCTGGACCGTGATGACAATTACACCTATAACCATTCCCTGCAGGTAGGCATGCTTTCTTACTATATATCCTCATGGCTTGGATATTCCAAGAGGGAGTGCTATGAAATAGGACGTGCCGGATATCTGATCGACATCGGGAAATGCCGGATTAATCCTACTATACTTAACAAGCCGGGCAAACTCACACCCGAAGAATATGAAGAAGTGAAATTACATACGATTTACGGCCAGGAAATTATTAACAATTCCATGAATGATCCTTTCACGGCTCTGGTTGCCCTGCAGCATCATGAACGTGAAGACGGGAGCGGATATCCGCATAATCTGACTAAATCCGATATTCATCCGTATGCCCAAATTGCTGCCGTTGCCGACATTTATAGTGCAATGACCTCTCACCGTGTCTATCAATCGAAGCAGGAGCTCATCTCTGTCATGCGGGAAATTAATTCCCTTAGCTTCGGTAAACTCAACGGCAGACCTGTACAAGCTTTTATCCAGCATCTGATGCCCAACTTTATCGGCAAAAAAGTGCTGCTCAGTACCGGTGACATGGGTGTTATTATCATGAACAATCCGCTGGATGTTTTCCGTCCGCTGGTGCAAAGCGAAGGGAAATTCCTCGATCTGTCCCGTGAACGCCAAATTGCCGTGGTTGAGATTTATATGGAATAG
- a CDS encoding molybdenum cofactor biosynthesis protein yields the protein MQLTIRLFAGLAEVIGTSSLDFQAHETPLTAGKLKELLAASYPDAAPQINVSLVAIDREYAPDDTVISAESEIALIPPVSGGEPEESGGETADGLYLLTDQPLSAEMMLDKVLDSNHGASLIFVGTTREMTGEERTTALHYEAYIPMALSKLQEIGSDVQERWNARCAIAHRIGFVGLKEASVIIAVSAPHRDTCYEASRYAIEKLKASVPVWKKDISETGEKWLGSDPKAKDYKPV from the coding sequence ATGCAATTAACCATCCGTCTATTCGCCGGCCTGGCCGAAGTAATCGGCACTTCTTCCCTGGACTTCCAAGCCCATGAAACCCCGCTGACCGCGGGAAAACTCAAGGAACTGCTTGCTGCCTCTTATCCTGATGCTGCACCGCAAATCAATGTTTCGCTGGTAGCCATCGACCGCGAGTATGCACCGGACGACACTGTAATCTCCGCTGAATCCGAGATTGCACTGATTCCTCCTGTTTCCGGAGGTGAACCCGAAGAATCAGGCGGTGAAACAGCAGACGGCCTTTACCTCCTTACGGACCAGCCTTTGAGTGCAGAAATGATGTTAGACAAAGTGCTGGACAGCAATCACGGGGCCTCCCTAATATTCGTTGGAACAACTCGTGAAATGACTGGAGAAGAGCGGACAACAGCACTTCATTATGAGGCATACATCCCGATGGCACTCAGTAAACTGCAGGAAATCGGCAGCGATGTACAGGAGCGCTGGAATGCAAGATGCGCAATTGCACATCGGATTGGATTTGTAGGACTTAAGGAGGCCAGTGTGATCATTGCCGTGTCCGCCCCGCACCGTGACACCTGCTATGAAGCCAGCCGATATGCGATAGAGAAACTAAAAGCCTCAGTTCCTGTTTGGAAAAAAGATATCAGTGAAACCGGTGAAAAATGGTTAGGTTCTGACCCCAAAGCTAAGGATTATAAGCCTGTATAA
- a CDS encoding bifunctional metallophosphatase/5'-nucleotidase — MESVPQKLTILHTNDIHSHFETMSSIAAEIAGQKAAAGEDSVLLVDIGDHMDRAAVETEGTMGQANIDILNLTGYDAVTIGNNEGLTFSPETLSALFSGLLCPVVCCNFLDSMTGQPPHWMKQQAIVEKNGVKIGITGATAAFTSFYSLLGWDVSDPEDALREQCRLLAPQVDLVIILSHLGLPADKLLAERLEGVHAILGGHTHHLLEQPLLINGTAVCGAGKFGRYVGRLQFERTEPGAAFKLVSGVCIELDPQLTETLVAPAAALHLLHGREALEETVAITDHELPLNLLGESPFGNLLAQAVRRFTGSPLSLVNTGQLLGALPQGNITAGLLHALCPSPINPCIIKLMGKDIRTALMQSLTEEFCNKAIFGYGFRGKVLGSLAVDGLKILYDPAVMPYDNSIAVFVDGEPLEDSREYNVGTLDMFTFRIGYESLANGRDPVYLVPHFLRDLLRMELQRPGSLEESADVRWKNTSI, encoded by the coding sequence ATGGAGTCCGTGCCGCAAAAACTGACCATACTTCACACAAATGATATACATAGCCATTTTGAGACGATGAGTTCCATTGCTGCTGAAATAGCCGGCCAGAAAGCTGCAGCCGGTGAGGACTCCGTGCTTCTCGTGGATATCGGGGATCATATGGACCGGGCTGCTGTGGAAACAGAAGGTACGATGGGCCAGGCGAACATTGATATACTCAATTTAACCGGGTACGACGCTGTAACCATCGGTAATAATGAAGGGCTGACCTTTTCTCCAGAGACACTGTCCGCTCTATTCTCCGGGCTGCTGTGCCCGGTGGTATGCTGTAATTTCCTGGATTCCATGACAGGGCAGCCTCCGCACTGGATGAAGCAGCAGGCTATTGTCGAAAAGAATGGTGTGAAGATCGGCATTACCGGGGCCACTGCTGCGTTTACGTCCTTCTATTCGCTGCTGGGCTGGGATGTCTCCGATCCCGAGGATGCTCTTCGGGAGCAGTGCCGGCTGCTCGCTCCGCAGGTCGATCTTGTTATTATCCTATCCCACCTCGGCTTGCCGGCAGATAAGCTGCTGGCTGAGAGGCTGGAGGGCGTACATGCCATTCTCGGCGGACATACGCATCATCTGCTGGAGCAGCCGCTGCTGATTAACGGGACGGCTGTGTGCGGCGCCGGGAAGTTTGGCCGTTATGTGGGACGGCTGCAGTTTGAGCGGACGGAACCCGGGGCGGCGTTCAAGCTCGTAAGCGGAGTGTGCATTGAGCTGGATCCGCAGCTTACGGAGACTTTAGTCGCGCCTGCAGCAGCACTGCATCTGCTTCACGGGCGAGAGGCACTGGAAGAAACTGTAGCGATCACGGATCATGAGCTTCCGCTGAATCTGCTGGGAGAATCTCCTTTCGGCAATCTGCTGGCTCAGGCAGTGAGACGGTTTACAGGCAGTCCGCTGTCTCTGGTCAATACTGGTCAGCTGCTGGGGGCGCTGCCGCAAGGCAATATTACAGCAGGCCTGCTGCATGCGCTATGTCCGTCACCGATTAATCCCTGTATCATTAAGCTGATGGGGAAAGATATCAGGACGGCACTCATGCAGAGCCTTACGGAGGAATTCTGTAATAAAGCGATCTTCGGTTATGGATTCCGGGGAAAGGTGCTCGGCAGCCTGGCTGTCGACGGATTAAAAATCTTGTACGATCCTGCAGTAATGCCTTATGATAACAGTATTGCAGTTTTTGTCGACGGGGAGCCGCTGGAGGACAGCAGGGAATATAACGTTGGGACCCTGGATATGTTCACCTTCCGCATAGGGTATGAGAGTCTTGCGAACGGGCGTGACCCGGTGTATCTGGTGCCCCACTTCCTGCGCGATCTGCTTCGGATGGAATTGCAGCGCCCGGGAAGTCTCGAAGAAAGTGCAGATGTCCGCTGGAAGAACACATCCATATAA
- a CDS encoding undecaprenyl-diphosphate phosphatase, whose translation MDTITAIILAIVEGITEFIPVSSTGHMILTTKLLGFDEQEPIMKTYEIVIQLGAILAIALVYRKRILDLLGIGRRGRGRGGVMPASRLNLIHVILGIAPALAVAFFARDFIKGLFGASTVLWALVAGGILMIVAEWWNRHKSRVTAHELDDLSYGQALAIGLYQIISVLWPGFSRSGSTISGGMLSGVSYKASADFSFLIAIPIMCAASGYELLDSYKYFTSDTIMDFAIGFVISFVVAYVVVILFMKLIQKIRPTHFAIYRFILAAVFWLFIMR comes from the coding sequence ATGGATACAATTACAGCAATAATTCTGGCAATCGTAGAAGGGATTACCGAGTTTATCCCGGTTTCTTCCACAGGCCACATGATTTTGACCACGAAGCTGCTTGGCTTCGATGAGCAGGAACCCATCATGAAGACCTATGAAATTGTTATTCAGCTCGGCGCCATTCTGGCTATTGCGTTAGTGTACCGCAAACGAATTCTTGATTTGCTTGGCATCGGACGCAGAGGCAGGGGCAGAGGCGGTGTGATGCCGGCCTCCCGGCTTAATCTGATCCACGTGATCCTCGGAATTGCTCCGGCATTGGCGGTAGCCTTTTTTGCCCGGGATTTTATCAAGGGCCTCTTCGGGGCTTCAACTGTGCTATGGGCGCTTGTTGCCGGGGGGATTCTAATGATTGTCGCGGAATGGTGGAACCGGCACAAGTCGCGGGTCACGGCGCACGAGCTTGATGATTTATCGTATGGCCAGGCGCTGGCCATTGGGTTGTATCAGATAATATCTGTACTCTGGCCCGGCTTTTCCCGTTCCGGATCAACGATTTCAGGCGGTATGCTGAGTGGAGTCAGTTACAAGGCATCAGCCGATTTCTCCTTTTTGATTGCTATTCCGATTATGTGCGCGGCATCCGGTTATGAACTGCTGGACTCATACAAATATTTTACCAGTGATACTATCATGGACTTTGCCATCGGCTTTGTGATTTCATTTGTGGTTGCTTATGTAGTGGTTATTCTGTTTATGAAACTGATTCAAAAGATCAGACCGACCCATTTTGCAATCTACCGCTTTATTCTGGCAGCTGTGTTCTGGCTGTTCATTATGCGTTAG
- a CDS encoding HD-GYP domain-containing protein — translation MRLVSVNRLQAGMKLGKKIYNDEGLVLLADGIELTDALIKRLSKIDIGYIYIEDANTDDVVITTMLHDETRNQALKVIRNQFQQMSGASGITKGFYHLDKKFSSIMDSILDDMSSQDDPMIMLADMHTADNYLYVHSLNVCLYTLVLGIAHGYSKEELRVIGLGSLLHDIGKTQIPVKIVQKPGMLSDEEFRHMQAHTEIGYRILKDEPNIPLLAAHCALQHHERIDGSGYPRGLTGPQIHEYAKWLGVADSYDAMTSNRIYKKAMLPHQAVEALYVGSGTLYEQKQLELFRDRVAIYPLGLTVKLSTGESGVVVKIDPSTPHRPVVRVFTGPENEPVTPYELDLGSALSVVIADVSDNDEAVKST, via the coding sequence GTGCGTCTAGTATCCGTGAATCGGCTTCAGGCGGGGATGAAGCTGGGGAAAAAAATATATAATGATGAAGGACTGGTTCTGCTCGCTGACGGGATTGAACTAACGGATGCGTTAATTAAGCGGCTGTCTAAGATCGATATCGGCTATATTTACATAGAGGATGCCAACACAGACGATGTTGTTATAACTACAATGCTGCATGATGAAACGCGCAACCAGGCGCTCAAAGTAATCAGGAACCAGTTTCAGCAGATGTCCGGCGCTTCAGGCATTACTAAAGGCTTCTATCATCTGGACAAAAAATTCTCAAGTATTATGGACTCTATCCTGGATGATATGTCGTCGCAGGATGATCCGATGATCATGCTGGCGGATATGCACACAGCAGATAATTATCTGTATGTGCATTCGCTGAATGTCTGCCTCTATACACTGGTGCTGGGAATTGCCCACGGCTACAGCAAGGAGGAGCTGCGTGTCATCGGCCTGGGATCCCTGCTGCATGATATCGGTAAAACCCAGATTCCGGTCAAAATTGTCCAAAAGCCCGGCATGCTGAGCGATGAGGAGTTTCGCCATATGCAGGCCCATACGGAGATCGGGTACCGGATTCTTAAGGATGAGCCTAATATACCTCTTCTGGCGGCCCACTGCGCATTGCAGCATCATGAACGCATTGACGGCTCCGGTTATCCGCGCGGGCTGACGGGTCCGCAAATTCATGAATATGCAAAATGGCTCGGGGTTGCCGACTCCTACGATGCAATGACCTCAAACCGGATCTACAAAAAAGCGATGCTGCCCCATCAGGCCGTTGAAGCACTGTATGTAGGCTCTGGGACGCTGTATGAGCAGAAACAGCTTGAGCTCTTCAGAGACCGTGTTGCAATCTATCCGCTTGGTCTTACGGTAAAACTCAGCACTGGCGAGAGCGGTGTTGTTGTGAAGATTGATCCCAGTACGCCGCATAGGCCGGTGGTACGTGTATTTACTGGCCCCGAGAATGAGCCTGTAACCCCGTATGAGCTGGACCTGGGTTCCGCGCTCTCCGTAGTCATTGCGGATGTTTCAGATAATGATGAGGCAGTGAAGTCTACCTAA
- the yfkAB gene encoding radical SAM/CxCxxxxC motif protein YfkAB, whose translation MSILELSSRTIRELSPSFDPWDPITSLRKHGRHVLTSVEMTVTNLCNMRCEHCAVGDSLTMKEGEMLPLKNMLDRLDEVEHLQTISITGGEPMFRASTVENTIVPLLKYARERGVRSQINSNLTMPYARYEKLLPYLDVMHISFNYVNGDDFHEVGFANSGHPVAKEAAYRLYDTMLENSRRLSEDGMLISAESMINYRTHAKLPQIHKLIGDMGARRHEVHPMYASSFASSLPVLSLKEMSDAIHSLLDARDPEMWMLFGTLPFFACSALEEDQKLLRRLRKEKNVTLRNDPDGRNRVNVNMFTGDVFVTDFADISAFGNIGASKLDDIFAEWQESHPLNQRVNCFCEAASCCGPNLLVADMYYPKVDFKSRKAITL comes from the coding sequence ATGAGTATATTAGAGCTATCATCAAGAACAATAAGGGAGCTGTCGCCAAGCTTCGATCCATGGGATCCGATTACTTCACTCCGCAAGCATGGACGGCATGTACTGACCAGTGTGGAGATGACGGTTACCAATTTATGCAATATGCGCTGTGAGCACTGTGCGGTTGGCGACAGCCTGACAATGAAAGAAGGGGAGATGCTGCCGCTGAAGAATATGCTGGACCGCCTGGATGAAGTGGAGCATCTTCAGACGATCAGCATCACTGGCGGTGAGCCCATGTTCCGGGCTTCCACGGTGGAGAATACAATCGTACCGCTGCTGAAATATGCCCGTGAGCGGGGCGTGCGGTCGCAGATCAATTCCAATCTCACCATGCCTTATGCCCGGTATGAGAAGCTGCTTCCTTACCTGGATGTAATGCATATCTCATTCAATTATGTGAACGGCGATGATTTCCATGAGGTCGGCTTCGCAAACAGCGGCCATCCGGTCGCCAAGGAAGCCGCTTACCGGCTCTATGACACGATGCTGGAGAATTCACGACGGTTGAGTGAAGACGGCATGCTGATCTCAGCGGAGTCGATGATTAACTACCGTACACACGCCAAGCTTCCGCAAATCCATAAGCTGATCGGGGATATGGGGGCCAGACGGCATGAAGTGCATCCGATGTATGCCTCCAGCTTCGCTTCCTCGCTTCCCGTACTGTCCTTGAAGGAGATGAGTGATGCCATTCATTCCTTGCTGGATGCCCGTGATCCGGAGATGTGGATGCTGTTTGGCACACTTCCATTTTTCGCCTGCAGCGCGCTTGAAGAAGATCAGAAGCTGCTGCGCAGACTACGTAAGGAGAAGAATGTGACGCTGCGCAATGATCCCGACGGACGAAACCGGGTGAACGTTAATATGTTTACCGGCGATGTGTTTGTAACGGATTTTGCCGATATTTCCGCCTTTGGCAATATTGGTGCAAGCAAGCTGGATGATATCTTCGCCGAGTGGCAGGAGAGCCATCCGCTTAATCAGAGGGTGAACTGCTTCTGTGAGGCAGCCAGCTGCTGCGGACCTAATCTTCTGGTGGCCGATATGTATTATCCAAAGGTAGATTTCAAATCTAGAAAAGCGATCACTCTGTAG